The following are from one region of the Nicotiana tabacum cultivar K326 chromosome 3, ASM71507v2, whole genome shotgun sequence genome:
- the LOC142178460 gene encoding uncharacterized protein LOC142178460, with protein sequence MKGVIRFGKKGKLSPRYIGPYQIVQRIERVAYKLDLPQELDAIHPVFHVSMLRKFLGDPSCISPIEDIQVTEDLSYEEIPVAILDRQIRKLRTKEVASVKVLWRNNNIEEMTWEAEEDMKSRYPHLFESSGDMLE encoded by the coding sequence atgaagggtgtaataagATTTGGCAAGAAGGGAAAACTTAGCCCTAGATATATCGGGCCATATCAGATTGTTCAAAGAATTGAGCGAGTAGCCTACAAACTTGACTTGCCACAGGAATTAGATGCAATCCATCCAGTATTTCACGTTTCCATGCTTCgcaaatttttaggtgatccttCTTGCATCAGCCCTATTGAGGATATTCAAGTTACCGAGGacttgtcatatgaagaaataccTGTTGCCATTCTTGACCGTCAAATCCGTAAGCTACGGACTAAAGAGGTAGCCTCagtaaaagtactttggaggaacaataatATAGAGGAAATGacatgggaggccgaggaagacatgaagtccaGATACCCTCATTTATTTGAGTCTTCAGGTGATATGCTTGAGTGA